CGCAGGTAGACGAGCGTGTCCGGGCGGGCGTCCCCGGCGTGTTCCGACAGGAACAGCCGCACCCGCCCGCGGGCGACCTCGACGAAGGCGGGGAACCCCGGCTCGAAGCGGTGCTCCCACTGCCTGGTGAAGCCCAGACGCTCGTACCAGCGCACCGCCGCGTCGGCGTCGGCCACCCGCAGGACCGGGATCACCTCGTCGTCCATGCCCCCATCGTGGCAGAACCCCGCCCGCCCGACATACGCGCACGGCACGGCATGGGGCGGGCGGGCGGACGACGGCCGGGTGAAGGGGTGTCAGGAAGGCTGGTCCAGCTGGTCCGCGAAGGCACGCAGGGCGTCCGCGAGCTCCTTCTTGGTCGGCAACTGGTCCACCTTCCGGTTCAGTTCGGTGAGGCGCCGGTCGATCTCCGCCAGGTTCGGCGGGGTGGACGGGTGCGGGCCGGGGCCGCTGGTGGGCGGCGGGGTGCCGATCGGGGTCTCGGTCGGGTTCGGCCACTCGCCGCCGCCCGACCCGTCCGTCGAGCCGCCCTCCGAGGAACCGCCCTCCGAGGTACCGCCCTCCGAGGAGCCGCCTGAGGATCCGCCGTCCGTCGATCCGCCGTCCGTCGATCCGCTTCCTTCGGTCACCCCGACCGAGCCGCCCCCGTCCGTCCCGGTGGCGGTCCCTTCGCCGCTCCCGGTGCCCTCCGTGGGCTCCTCGTTCGGTGGCTGGGTGGTGTACGTCGAGGTGGCCGCGGGGGCGGGTCCCTCGGCCGAGCCGGCCGCGAGGGCGGCGCCGACGCTGAGGGCCACGAGGGCCGCCGCCCCCGCGACGGCCGTCGAGACGCGCTTGATCCGTATGCGGTGTGAGGTGGCAGAGGTCTGAGGGTTCTGTGGGTCTCCCATGCCGGGCAACGTATCCGCCGGTGCCCACCGGACGGGTGACTTCCGGCGATCTCCCCGTCCCGCGAGGGTGCGGCGTCACCTGGTCGGCGCCGCCGCAGGAGGCGTTCCCCGTCGTGCGGGGTAAGGCCCTGGAATGAGAGCACTGGTGATCAACTGCACGCTGAAGACCTCGCCGGAACCCTCCAACACCGAGGCGCTGGCCCGGGTGGTGGCGCAGCAGCTGGAGGCGTACGGGGTGCGGACGGAGTTCGTCCGGGCCGTCGACCTGGACATC
This portion of the Streptomyces changanensis genome encodes:
- a CDS encoding glyoxalase superfamily protein, producing the protein MDDEVIPVLRVADADAAVRWYERLGFTRQWEHRFEPGFPAFVEVARGRVRLFLSEHAGDARPDTLVYLRRDDVDAVAADFGLPVGELPWAREVELRDPDGNRLRIGTPTD